A stretch of the Perca fluviatilis chromosome 17, GENO_Pfluv_1.0, whole genome shotgun sequence genome encodes the following:
- the nup214 gene encoding nuclear pore complex protein Nup214 isoform X2 has protein sequence MSDDTDSPPDREMKDFQFRQMKKTRVFDPAEDLPRERTSLLTISNKFGLTFVGLHKTFKVYLTQDILSDKFDGNTNEIVEGTPALAEVNVDLALHHLALSCDELTLSVCGMTEEAGLSFTFYDVRTFMNKTRPQKLPFASLLPAVPPGSLVQDLKWNPVQASMLAVCLSDGRMMILDVTDSVKVQAELPASSGITCLCWSPKGKQVAAGKMNSAVSQYTPALEEKKVIPCPNFYTSDEPVKVLDVLWLRTFVFAVVYAAADGSLETPPELVLISLPLCSPHGHNNKKKDEKVDIKYLNFSELVYGSCTERQHHYFLSHIEDWDLVFAASAVSIEVSVIAAREDKIWELWILEDASRAELPVTETNEDTLPLGLAIDYTSQQEIYITDEKTLPPAPTMLMLSTEGLLCPFALLNVNPGVKQLVSAPTALALDGERQPKPGSLAAQPPKIAASFPSVPATFTNFSLTSAAASTPSAPAAASSAAPFSMVPTAPVSSASSSFSFSVPTTCSTSAPAFSLEVSTPFGSGSSGFSFASKPPSDTPSAPSAFSFTPSIKPSAVAAPIPALTPQNIATASQPTVKLNLNERFSALETPAPQSFSFNPLLPKTVASSSSSLTAPPLSATKQPAVLTPVRPVQTSTPPTVVQKPAPAAQGRLQTPQAAVSVKALEKQLQQKKDSDPIMAGILEEIAHFQKELDDLKARSTRADFKVGTNEEMKELRKESEDLHIFTLEIKETTESLHGDIGTLKTTLLEGFAGAEEAKAQSELSRDRNYRQLLYKKPLDPRSEEQLKEIRRLYQYVMFAVEDVNDVLDVEWEKHLEKKKKQKHMVVPGREGLFTTLANNLYIINQQKNRLDQFIKQLTSLRLYNNTTTPTIHCSSATATTAGLESELESLRDALLKARLDTSPPKTKPKSPVKISPVKQSQLRNFLSKGQMPPVRSTAPANLSRSAFLSPKYYEDLDDVSSTSSLSLEPHPADLEEEEELQPEPLPLTVIPPALSTPRHPTVVRTPSILPGFGAIQSTPLTKMNSVQGMGFGLSPIASPVPTNKINLSGAESTALATKTVKHGAPPTERSIPVTIPAQQAAANAAVRRQMANQKTAVVSTSLTESTLKTVPQVVNVQELKDKGPPMPVSNIISSSVPDPAAPVFATVCSNQAKRNPNQGMQKMSAESTTTPQTSFVFGQSSKPDVSVAPASSAEQNTSKGFSFASGSTGFSFASVTQGVGISQVKDLNKFSFGGNGKMMFGQTGEEPFSLTPKSTSPALGTGSPTLPPYPSGDKPASTTTASRIEPPPLKTIGGETLGCFSGLRVGHGEEAKDSATKPAVGSFTSGETGLGMGKGAAQFSFVAGPQKSADDSTGTDLSKGTASGSLFKPPEPNPKPAFSVTQSSSTASASPTSFGSLLAASSDTSEEPKVSPQPSEPTPPPDKEPSTGPAVVSALVVPEPAADAAVTETTAAAVTAPTPPLPLATTAPTPDPPSSITAPTVAIPPTTASAAATVDANPDSSTTTTTAPLPTSAAAVAPVSQVAPPAFQVPSSDKPGSIFTQPAPTITDSSSLGLTPVISTVAAAATTTTPAAVNSTTTTDASVVFGQPAAPPASSAPPPPASTGFGSTAFGTSTGTVFGKSVFGQVSGFGQPASNPETSGGFSFGQSAFGASSNSATTGGGLFGAATATNASSFSFGTSSANTASSTGSGLFGQTTTPAFGQSSGFGQASVFGSNTTTSSSTGFSFGQPSAFGCSSATPVFGQQASSGSVFGQQPSSGGTLFGSNSANTAGSAAGGGFFSGLGGKPSEDAANKNPFGTNVSTGGFGQPAQTGANTLFGNSGAKTFGFGQSSFGEQKPSGTFSTGAGSVASQGFGSFSSPAKSGGFGSAPVFGSPPSFGSTQAFGSAAAFGSSPSFPNNMVPSAGKVFGEGTAAANMGGFGFASPPSGPSFGALANQSAPSFGGLAQQGSGFGSQPSSFSGFGQQPQAGGFSGNTFGSANQSSPQTFASWRS, from the exons ATGAGTGACGACACAGACTCCCCTCCTGATAGGGAGATGAAG gacTTTCAGTTTCGTCAGATGAAGAAAACAAGAGTCTTTGACCCTGCTGAAGATTTGCCCAGAGAAAGAACTAGTCTGCTTACCATCTCAAACAAATTTGGTTTAACTTTTGTCGGACTCCACAAAACATTCAAAGTTTACCTAACTCAAGACATTCTGTCTGATAAATTTGACGGTAACACCAACGAAATAG TCGAGGGTACACCAGCATTGGCGGAGGTTAATGTGGATCTGGCTCTGCACCACTTGGCTCTCAGTTGTGATGAACTTACTTTATCAGTATGTGGCATGACTGAGGAGGCGGGATTGTCCTTCACATTCTATGATGTCCGCACCTTTATGAACAAG ACAAGACCACAGAAGCTACCTTTTGCATCACTGCTGCCAGCAGTACCCCCTGGCAGTTTAGTGCAAGACCTGAAGTGGAATCCTGTGCAGGCATCCATgttggctgtctgtctgtctgacggCCGTATGATGATTTTGGATGTTACTGACAGTGTCAAAGTGCAGGCCGAGCTACCTGCTTCAAGCGGCATCACGTGTC TTTGCTGGAGTCCAAAAGGAAAACAAGTCGCTGCAGGAAAAATGAATTCCGCAGTCAGTCAGTATACACCA GCACtagaagaaaagaaagttaTCCCATGTCCGAACTTCTACACCTCTGACGAACCTGTCAAAG TTCTGGATGTGCTGTGGCTGAGAACCTTTGTGTTTGCAGTGGTATATGCTGCTGCAGATGGCTCCCTTGAGACCCCTCCTGAGCTAGTGTTGATCTCCCTTCCT ctatgTTCTCCACATGGCCACAACAACAAG aAGAAGGATGAGAAGGTGGACATAAAGTATTTGAACTTTAGTGAATTAGTGTACGGAAGCTGCACTGAGCGACAACACCACTACTTTCTTAGCCATATAGAGGACTG GGACCTTGTGTTTGCGGCATCAGCAGTTTCCATTGAAGTCAGCGTCATAGCCGCCAGAGAGGACAAG ATCTGGGAGCTTTGGATCCTGGAAGATGCAAGTAGGGCTGAGCTTCCAGTGACTGAGACAAATGAAGACACGCTGCCCCTTGGCTTAGCCATAGACTACACCAGCCAGCAGGAGATCTACATCA ctgatgaGAAGACCTTGCCCCCAGCGCCCACAATGCTGATGCTCTCCACAGAGGGATTACTCTGCCCATTTGCTCTGCTCAACGTTAATCCTGGGGTTAAGCAACTGGTCTCAGCCCCCACTGCCCTCGCCTTGGATGGGGAGAGACAACCCAAGCCAG gTTCTCTGGCAGCCCAACCACCCAAAATTGCTGCCTCCTTCCCATCTGTCCCAGCAACATTCACAAACTTTAGTCTTACTTCAGCGGCTGCTTCTACTCCTTCAGCCCCTGCTGCAGCTTCCTCTGCTGCCCCGTTCAGCATGGTTCCCACAGCTCCTGTTTCATCGGCATCATCAAGCTTCAGTTTCTCAGTGCCAACTACGTGCTCCACCTCTGCACCAGCTTTCTCCCTGGAGGTATCCACACCTTTTGGCTCAGGGTCCTCAGGCTTCTCCTTTGCCTCCAAACCTCCCTCTGACACTCCCTCAGCACCTTCAGCGTTTTCTTTCACCCCTTCCATCAAACCATCAGCAGTGGCAGCTCCAATTCCAGCTCTAACACCCCAGAACATTGCTACTGCCTCTCAACCAACAGTGAAACTTAATCTAAATGAGAG GTTTTCAGCACTGGAGACACCAGCACCACAATCTTTTTCGTTTAATCCCTTGCTGCCCAAAACAGTTGCCTCCAGTTCCAGTAGTTTGACCGCCCCTCCACTCTCAGCCACTAAGCAACCTGCTGTGTTGA CTCCAGTGCGTCCAGTTCAAACCAGCACACCACCCACAGTCGTCCAGAAACCTGCACCTGCTGCCCAGGGCCGTCTCCAAACTCCACAG GCAGCTGTTAGTGTGAAGGCCCTGGAGAAACAGCTACAGCAAAAGAAAGACTCTGATCCCATTATGGCTGGTATATTAGAGGAG ATTGCACACTTCCAGAAGGAGTTAGATGACCTTAAGGCACGAAGCACAAGAGCTGACTTCAAGGTTGGCACAAATGAGGAGATGAAGGAGTTGAGGAAGGAGTCAGAGGACCTCCATATTTTCACCTTGGAGATCAAGGAAACAACAGAG TCTCTCCATGGGGACATTGGTACACTGAAGACCACCTTACTGGAGGGCTTTGCTGGGGCAGAAGAAGCCAAGGCTCAGAGTGAGCTGAGCAGAGACAGAAATTACAGACAGCTACTGTACAAAAAACCTCTGGACCCCCGCAGCGAGGAACAGCTCAAG GAGATTCGCAGGCTTTACCAGTATGTAATGTTTGCTGTGGAAGATGTAAATGACGTACTGGATGTGGAATGGGAGAAACAcctggagaagaagaaaaagcagaA ACACATGGTCGTGCCAGGGCGTGAGGGACTATTTACTACACTGGCCAACAACCTGTACATTATCAACCAGCAGAAGAACAGATTGGACCAGTTTATTAAGCAACTCACTTCACTGCGCCTCTACAACAACACTACCACTCCAACTATACACTGCAGTTCTGCTACAGCAACAACTGCTGG CTTGGAAAGCGAGCTGGAGAGTTTAAGGGATGCACTCCTGAAAGCCAGACTGGACACCTCCCCTCCTAAGACCAAACCCAAATCTCCAG TCAAGATATCGCCAGTGAAACAGTCCCAGCTGCGTAACTTTCTCTCAAAGGGGCAGATGCCTCCTGTCCGCTCAACTGCACCAG CCAACCTGTCTCGCTCAGCCTTCCTTTCACCTAAATACTACGAGGACTTGGATGATGTAAGCTCTACGTCCTCCCTGTCCCTGGAGCCTCACCCAGCTGacttggaggaggaggaggaactgCAGCCTGAACCCCTTCCCCTTACTGTCATTCCTCCAGCATTGTCCACCCCCCGCCACCCCACAGTCGTGAGGACCCCCTCTATCCTGCCAGGCTTCGGGGCCATTCAGTCCACCCCTTTAACAAAAATGAACTCAGTACAGGGTATGGGGTTTGGACTCAGCCCTATTGCCAGCCCTG TTCCAACCAATAAGATCAACCTCAGCGGGGCTGAAAGCACTGCTCTTGCCACAAAGACAGTAAAACATGGAGCCCCACCAACTGAGAGGAGCATCCCTGTCACCATCCCGGCCCAGCAAGCTGCAGCCAATGCCGCTGTACGCAGACAGATGGCCAATCAGAAGACAG CTGTCGTCAGTACTTCCTTGACAGAGTCCACTTTGAAGACTGTTCCTCAGGTGGTCAATGTCCAGGAGCTCAAGGACAAAGGGCCTCCAATGCCAGTTTCCAATATCATCAG CTCATCGGTACCAGATCCAGCAGCTCCGGTCTTTGCAACAGTTTGTTCCAACCAGGCCAAACGA AACCCTAACCAAGGTATGCAGAAGATGTCCGCTGAAAGTACAACCACCCCACAGACAAGCTTTGTATTTG GTCAATCATCCAAACCGGATGTTTCAGTGGCTCCAGCTAGCTCAGCAGAGCAAAACACCAGCAAAGGTTTCTCCTTCGCATCAGG GTCCACAGGCTTCAGTTTTGCTTCTGTTACGCAGGGAGTTGGAATCTCACAAG TGAAGGATTTGAATAAATTCTCCTTTGGTGGAAATGGCAAGATGATGTTTGGCCAGACTGGAGAAGAGCCATTCTCCCTCACCCCAAAgtccacctcccctgctcttggCACTGGGTCTCCCACCCTGCCTCCATACCCGTCAGGTGACAAACCCGCCTCTACCACAACTGCCTCCAGGATAGAACCTCCACCCCTTAAGACAATTGGAGGAGAAACTCTGGGCTGTTTCTCTGGACTACGTGTGGGCCATGGAGAAGAAGCGAAAGATTCAGCTACAAAACCAGCTGTTGGCTCATTCACCTCTGGAGAAACTGGACTTGGTATGGGCAAGGGAGCAGCACAGTTTAGCTTTGTTGCAGGTCCCCAAAAGTCTGCAGATGATTCTACAGGAACAGACTTGTCCAAGGGGACAGCGTCAGGCAGTTTGTTCAAGCCTCCTGAACCGAACCCCAAGCCGGCCTTCTCTGTTACCCAATCTAGCTCAACTGCCTCAGCTTCACCTACGTCTTTCGGTAGTCTTCTTGCAGCTTCTTCAGACACCTCAGAGGAACCAAAAGTTTCCCCACAGCCTTCAGAACCCACACCACCCCCTGATAAAGAACCTAGTACTGGACCAGCTGTAGTGAGCGCCCTTGTAGTACCTGAGCCCGCAGCGGATGCAGCCGTCACAGAAACAACAGCAGCCGCAGTTACAGCACCAACACCCCCACTTCCTTTGGCCACAACGGCCCCTACCCCAgaccctccctcctccatcacCGCACCAACTGTAGCAATCCCTCCAACTACAGCCAGTGCAGCTGCCACAGTAGATGCCAACCCAGACagcagcaccaccaccaccactgctCCTCTGCCTACTTCCGCTGCTGCTGTAGCTCCTGTCTCCCAGGTAGCTCCACCAGCGTTCCAGGTGCCCAGTTCTGACAAACCAGGTTCCATTTTTACTCAACCTGCCCCTACAATAACAGACAGCAGTTCCCTTGGACTTACACCTGTTATCAGCACAGTTGCTGCTGCAGCCACCACTACCACGCCTGCTGCTGTTAACAGTACAACTACTACTGATGCTAGCGTTGTGTTTGGGCAACCTGCTGCACCACCAGCTTCCTCGGCCCCTCCACCCCCAGCATCCACAGGATTTGGCTCAACGGCGTTTGGTACATCAACTGGAACTGTTTTTGGCAAATCTGTGTTTGGCCAGGTGAGTGGCTTTGGCCAGCCTGCCAGCAACCCTGAAACATCCGGTGGCTTTTCTTTTGGCCAATCAGCATTTGGAGCAAGTTCTAACAGCGCGACTACTGGAGGAGGTCTTTTTggtgctgctactgctaccaaTGCCAGTTCCTTCTCCTTTGGCACAAGCAGTGCCAACACCGCCAGCAGCACTGGCTCAGGGCTGTTTGGACAAACCACAACACCAGCATTTGGCCAGAGCTCTGGATTTGGCCAAGCGTCTGTGTTTGGGAGTAACACCACCACATCCTCATCTACAGGGTTCAGCTTTGGACAGCCCTCAG CTTTTGGCTGCTCTTCTGCCACCCCTGTGTTTGGCCAACAAGCGAGCAGCGGGAGTGTATTTGGACAG CAGCCATCATCTGGTGGGACTCTGTTTGGCTCAAATTCAGCCAATACAGCAGGCTCAGCTGCTGGTGGAGGGTTCTTCTCTGGCCTTGGAGGCAAACCAAGCGAAGATGCTGCCAACAAGAACCCATTTGGCACCAATGTCTCCACCGGAGGGTTTGGGCAGCCTGCTCAGACAG GTGCCAACACTCTGTTTGGGAATAGCGGTGCCAAGACCTTTGGTTTTGGACAGTCGTCCTTTGGTGAGCAGAAACCTAGTGGGACCTTCAGCACCGGTGCAGGGAGTGTCGCATCCCAGGGATTTGGCTCCTTCTCTTCTCCAGCAAAATCAG GTGGTTTTGGCAGTGCTCCAGTGTTTGGGAGCCCCCCTTCCTTTGGTAGTACCCAAGCATTTGGTTCTGCAGCAGCATTTGGATCAAGTCCTTCCTTCCCCAACAACATGGTTCCCTCAGCTGGTAAAGTCTTTGGAGAGGGAACAGCAGCTGCCAACATGGGAGGATTTGG